A region from the Salicibibacter cibarius genome encodes:
- the walK gene encoding cell wall metabolism sensor histidine kinase WalK, which translates to MKRIAGFFKSFQFKLIFIYVMLLLIAFQVIGIFFMDRLEEQFVDNHRGALEDQMSLLSYNIEQTLIQETDDTDQNDMNEEINDLISRYEVNELSSTGSTIQVVDSQQNVLAHNQHGTQSGGLLNTEIRVSQALLDQESNEMLLDPDTGQRMRVITQPLHGDDDEVIGAIHLESSMEDMYDEVTQINNIFMTSGGVALAITAMIGVLLSRTVTRPIKDMQKQSAVMSEGDFSRRVRVYGNDEIGELASSFNTLAMNLKEANATTEGERRKLSSVLSHMTDGVIATDELGRIILLNKQAEILLSLDSEGAKGRPLPDILDLSGQVAPSDLYDYTEPLILDFSDERGDSLIEASFSVLRSESGYVTGLITVLHDVTEKEKLERERREFVANVSHELRTPLTTLKSYMEALEDGAIADEDLAPRFLNVIQVETDRMIRLVNDLLQLSKMDVQEHEIYTERHDLIHWLHHLVDRFEMLVKDRDVSFVRRFSQGPIQVDMDSDKMTQVLDNIISNALKFSPEGGTITVGAELKENEALIDIQDEGQGIPIKDQHKIFDRFYRVDKARARSLGGTGLGLAIAKEMIDAHQGSVWVSSEPGQGTSIKISLPLASSGEGCESNG; encoded by the coding sequence ATGAAGCGAATCGCGGGTTTCTTTAAATCTTTTCAATTTAAATTAATATTTATATACGTCATGCTTTTGCTGATTGCGTTTCAGGTTATCGGAATCTTTTTCATGGATCGTCTGGAAGAACAGTTTGTCGACAATCATCGGGGTGCATTGGAAGACCAAATGAGTTTGCTCTCTTATAATATTGAACAAACGCTTATACAAGAAACGGATGATACGGATCAAAATGACATGAACGAAGAAATTAACGATTTAATTTCCCGTTATGAAGTGAATGAGCTAAGCAGTACCGGATCCACCATTCAAGTAGTGGACAGTCAACAGAATGTGCTAGCCCACAATCAACACGGAACGCAAAGCGGTGGATTGCTGAATACGGAAATACGTGTCTCCCAGGCATTGCTTGATCAAGAGTCGAACGAAATGTTGTTGGACCCGGACACCGGCCAACGTATGCGGGTAATCACGCAACCTTTGCATGGAGACGATGATGAAGTCATTGGAGCCATTCATTTGGAATCATCGATGGAAGATATGTATGACGAAGTGACGCAAATTAATAACATTTTTATGACGAGCGGAGGCGTTGCCTTGGCAATTACGGCGATGATCGGCGTCCTTCTATCAAGAACCGTTACTCGTCCGATTAAAGATATGCAGAAACAGTCTGCGGTGATGAGTGAAGGAGACTTCAGTCGTCGTGTTCGTGTTTACGGAAATGATGAAATCGGGGAGCTCGCCTCTTCCTTTAATACGTTGGCGATGAATTTAAAGGAAGCGAACGCCACAACTGAAGGAGAAAGGCGGAAGCTTAGTTCTGTCCTTTCCCATATGACAGATGGCGTGATTGCCACGGATGAACTTGGCCGTATTATTTTGCTCAATAAACAAGCGGAAATCTTGTTATCTTTAGACAGTGAAGGGGCAAAAGGCCGGCCTCTTCCCGACATATTGGATCTTTCGGGACAGGTTGCCCCCAGTGATCTCTATGATTATACGGAACCGTTGATTTTGGACTTCAGTGATGAACGCGGAGATTCTCTTATAGAAGCGAGCTTTTCCGTTCTCCGAAGCGAAAGCGGTTATGTGACCGGTTTGATTACAGTGCTTCATGATGTCACGGAAAAGGAAAAATTGGAGAGAGAACGTCGCGAATTCGTAGCAAATGTTTCCCACGAGTTACGCACGCCGTTAACGACATTAAAAAGTTACATGGAAGCATTGGAAGATGGTGCCATAGCAGATGAAGATCTTGCCCCGCGCTTTTTGAATGTCATTCAAGTGGAAACGGACCGCATGATTCGCCTCGTGAATGACCTATTGCAATTATCGAAAATGGATGTGCAAGAGCATGAGATTTATACAGAACGCCACGACTTGATTCATTGGTTGCATCACTTGGTGGATCGGTTTGAGATGCTTGTTAAAGATCGAGACGTTTCGTTTGTCCGGCGTTTCTCCCAAGGACCGATTCAAGTAGATATGGACAGTGATAAAATGACCCAAGTGTTGGATAACATCATTTCCAACGCGCTCAAGTTTTCTCCTGAGGGCGGCACGATTACGGTCGGGGCGGAGCTAAAAGAAAACGAGGCATTGATTGATATCCAGGACGAAGGGCAGGGAATTCCGATAAAAGACCAACATAAAATATTTGATCGTTTCTACCGAGTGGATAAAGCCCGGGCCAGAAGCTTGGGTGGCACGGGCTTGGGATTAGCCATCGCGAAAGAAATGATTGATGCACACCAGGGTTCGGTGTGGGTATCCAGTGAGCCGGGCCAAGGGACAAGCATAAAGATATCCTTGCCTTTGGCATCTTCTGGCGAGGGATGTGAAAGCAATGGTTGA
- a CDS encoding MBL fold metallo-hydrolase, translating into MGIAFSVLASGSTGNALYVETDQTKLLIDAGLSGKKIEKMFRQIGRSLSDVDALLVTHEHSDHVKGVGVLARKYQLPVYANERTWKQMRDAIGPIDKEQCFHLETGDVRTFSDMDVQSFGVSHDAADPMFFVFHHERKKLALATDMGYVSDHIKGTLADADALIFESNHDMNMLRMGRYPWNIKRRILGDTGHISNDDAAKALTAIVGEKTRYVYLAHLSQDNNLKELARMTTEQTMEEKGIDCTPGGIQILDTDPFMPTAVQKLV; encoded by the coding sequence ATGGGGATAGCTTTTAGCGTTTTAGCGAGTGGGAGTACGGGAAATGCTCTGTATGTGGAGACAGACCAAACCAAACTTTTAATCGATGCGGGGCTTAGCGGAAAAAAAATCGAGAAGATGTTCCGACAAATTGGCCGTTCCTTATCGGATGTTGACGCATTGCTCGTCACTCATGAACATAGCGATCATGTGAAAGGGGTCGGCGTGTTGGCCCGTAAGTATCAATTGCCTGTCTATGCAAATGAGCGTACGTGGAAGCAGATGCGTGATGCGATCGGACCGATTGATAAAGAGCAATGCTTTCATTTGGAAACGGGGGATGTACGAACGTTTTCCGATATGGATGTGCAATCATTCGGTGTCTCCCATGACGCTGCCGATCCGATGTTTTTTGTTTTTCATCATGAAAGGAAAAAATTGGCATTGGCGACAGATATGGGGTACGTCAGTGACCATATTAAAGGAACACTCGCCGATGCGGATGCGCTGATCTTTGAATCAAACCATGATATGAATATGCTCAGAATGGGGCGATATCCGTGGAACATTAAACGTAGAATACTTGGAGATACCGGCCATATTTCCAATGACGACGCGGCAAAAGCGCTAACGGCAATCGTCGGCGAGAAAACGCGCTATGTATATTTGGCACATTTGAGCCAAGATAATAATTTAAAGGAACTTGCTAGGATGACGACGGAGCAAACGATGGAGGAGAAGGGAATCGATTGTACGCCAGGCGGCATTCAAATCCTTGATACGGATCCTTTTATGCCGACAGCAGTCCAAAAATTGGTGTAA
- a CDS encoding S1C family serine protease: MGYYDEHYRNENSEKNKRRRGMGLSGFVGAIIGALAVVAALVLFQTNDLTAPEEQGATDDNDFFAGDSEQVSFDINTDVTEAVEGVSNAVVGVFNMQEESFWSGGGGPQGEPGGEGEGIEAGTGSGVIYKEENNQTFIVTNEHVIRGSDQVEISLSEGQRVGAEVVGEDVWTDLAILSVSTEDIEDEIETVADFGDSDNLSPGEPAIAIGNPLGPAFARTVTQGIISATDRSIPVDLTGDGQIDWNAEVIQTDAAINQGNSGGPLLNAQGQVIGINSMEIAQGEGMGFAIPTSIVLPVIEDIENFGEVERPELGVEMGSVSDIPSYHWQETLNLPEDVTSGVFVTNVLPGSSAEGGLQEYDVIVAMDDQEIDFAHDLRMYLYTELDVGDEVTVSFYRDGELQETTIELEEQQDSL; the protein is encoded by the coding sequence ATGGGCTATTACGATGAGCATTACAGGAATGAAAACAGCGAAAAGAATAAACGACGGCGCGGCATGGGATTATCAGGTTTTGTAGGTGCAATCATCGGTGCGCTCGCGGTGGTTGCCGCTCTTGTTCTTTTTCAAACGAATGATTTAACAGCCCCGGAGGAGCAAGGGGCAACAGATGATAACGACTTCTTTGCCGGAGATTCAGAACAAGTGAGTTTTGACATCAATACCGATGTGACCGAAGCGGTTGAGGGAGTCTCGAATGCCGTTGTCGGGGTCTTTAATATGCAAGAGGAAAGCTTTTGGAGCGGTGGCGGTGGACCGCAAGGAGAACCCGGAGGGGAAGGCGAAGGCATCGAAGCCGGCACCGGTTCCGGGGTCATTTATAAAGAGGAAAATAATCAGACGTTTATCGTAACGAATGAACACGTCATTCGGGGCTCTGACCAAGTAGAAATAAGCTTGAGCGAAGGGCAACGAGTCGGGGCCGAAGTAGTCGGAGAAGATGTGTGGACAGACCTTGCCATATTAAGTGTATCTACCGAAGACATTGAGGACGAGATTGAAACGGTGGCTGATTTTGGCGATTCTGATAATCTAAGTCCCGGAGAACCGGCGATTGCGATCGGAAACCCTTTGGGACCGGCGTTTGCCCGTACCGTTACCCAAGGGATTATCAGTGCAACGGACCGCTCCATACCGGTTGATTTGACCGGCGATGGCCAAATCGATTGGAATGCAGAAGTGATTCAGACAGATGCCGCCATTAATCAAGGCAATAGCGGCGGTCCGTTGTTAAATGCCCAAGGTCAAGTAATCGGCATTAATTCCATGGAAATTGCCCAAGGCGAAGGCATGGGCTTTGCGATTCCAACGTCTATTGTTTTGCCTGTCATTGAAGACATCGAGAATTTTGGTGAAGTTGAGCGACCTGAACTGGGGGTTGAAATGGGCTCCGTTAGTGATATTCCAAGTTACCATTGGCAAGAAACACTTAACTTGCCGGAAGATGTAACCTCCGGTGTTTTTGTCACGAACGTACTCCCGGGTTCATCAGCAGAAGGTGGCTTGCAGGAATATGATGTAATCGTTGCTATGGATGACCAAGAGATTGATTTTGCCCATGATCTCCGTATGTATCTCTATACGGAACTTGATGTCGGCGATGAAGTAACCGTATCTTTCTATCGTGATGGTGAATTGCAAGAGACGACGATCGAACTGGAAGAACAACAAGATAGCTTGTGA
- the rlmH gene encoding 23S rRNA (pseudouridine(1915)-N(3))-methyltransferase RlmH: protein MNIQLLAVGKIKEKYLLAGMEEYKKRLKKDIKFSMTEVADERAPERLSEKQAIQVMNREGERLLQHVKPKTYIIALDRKGKMFRSEEMATKIDQLAIHGHSSFTFIIGGSLGLGDNVLQRADLRWSFSSLTFPHQLIRLMLMEQIYRFTQIQKGTPYHK from the coding sequence ATGAACATTCAGTTGCTTGCGGTTGGAAAAATAAAGGAAAAATATTTGTTGGCAGGCATGGAAGAATACAAAAAACGATTAAAAAAGGACATAAAATTTTCAATGACGGAAGTGGCGGATGAACGTGCACCTGAACGTCTCAGCGAAAAACAAGCCATTCAAGTGATGAATAGAGAAGGGGAGCGCTTGTTGCAACACGTGAAGCCGAAAACATACATCATCGCATTGGATCGGAAAGGCAAAATGTTTCGTTCTGAAGAAATGGCCACGAAGATTGATCAGCTTGCTATACACGGACATAGCAGCTTCACGTTCATAATCGGGGGCTCTCTCGGCCTCGGCGATAATGTTTTGCAGAGAGCCGATCTACGCTGGTCATTTTCGTCACTGACGTTTCCTCATCAATTGATACGCTTAATGCTTATGGAACAAATTTATCGCTTTACACAAATTCAAAAAGGCACCCCTTATCATAAGTGA
- a CDS encoding YycH family regulatory protein — translation MVEHVKTVFLSLLVIISLILTWQLWTYQPELGLLDEESVEESEQLADQVELADVVGPANIAFHRDNEQWITVHGSFDFVDDMTTDLFSSEWSHFEMLEGVGQERVYESDEDKIELIFPTPLPLTLVESWFEDDPSIAEQEENTFHFERLLMVDEGGALRVQLVSFDDEQVLEGYIDMDIETFQTYMEQMDGSSVSYATEAHVGEDSGSLQKPVYLPSETISYPQLQFNTTSIDEEALLPYLFPDQESVVTPDSGSYAQGDQLYHSSDRQMRVSRFGNYIEYDYPQNELSDGRDEQIISDAYTFINAHGGFTNNYQLYDWNVSGGGESAQFRMHVDGMPVLDTNSSWLDYASINVTQQNDVISSYDRPAFMFDENEPLDENPEGQMQELLDGEEVLAEVEESNSLELDDIEDIRIGYALERVDTYVYVVPHWYAKSDGSWIRLDGEDQEGDLSGLE, via the coding sequence ATGGTTGAGCATGTGAAAACCGTGTTTCTAAGCCTTCTGGTGATCATTAGCCTAATTCTTACCTGGCAATTATGGACGTATCAGCCTGAGCTGGGGCTTTTGGATGAAGAAAGCGTGGAGGAAAGTGAACAACTCGCTGACCAAGTGGAACTGGCCGATGTGGTCGGGCCGGCAAACATCGCTTTTCATCGTGATAATGAACAGTGGATCACTGTCCACGGGTCTTTCGATTTCGTTGATGATATGACGACAGATTTATTTTCCTCTGAATGGAGTCACTTCGAAATGCTGGAGGGCGTCGGACAAGAACGCGTCTATGAAAGTGACGAAGATAAAATTGAGTTGATTTTCCCGACACCTCTTCCATTAACGCTCGTTGAAAGTTGGTTTGAAGACGATCCATCCATTGCTGAGCAAGAGGAAAACACATTTCATTTTGAACGATTGCTCATGGTAGATGAAGGCGGGGCTTTGCGTGTCCAACTTGTTTCTTTTGACGATGAGCAGGTACTGGAAGGGTATATTGATATGGACATCGAAACGTTTCAGACGTATATGGAGCAGATGGACGGGAGTAGCGTTTCCTACGCAACCGAAGCACATGTGGGGGAGGACAGCGGTTCTTTGCAAAAACCTGTTTATTTGCCATCGGAAACGATTTCTTACCCTCAACTGCAATTTAATACCACAAGCATTGATGAAGAAGCGCTTCTCCCTTATTTGTTTCCGGACCAGGAATCCGTAGTCACTCCGGATTCGGGAAGTTACGCGCAAGGGGATCAGCTTTATCATTCTAGTGACCGGCAAATGCGGGTAAGCCGATTCGGCAATTACATTGAGTATGACTACCCTCAAAATGAACTATCCGATGGCCGGGATGAACAAATCATTTCCGATGCCTATACGTTCATTAATGCACATGGCGGCTTTACGAATAATTATCAGCTCTATGATTGGAATGTGTCCGGGGGTGGCGAATCTGCCCAATTCCGAATGCATGTGGACGGTATGCCTGTGCTGGATACAAATTCTTCATGGCTTGACTATGCTTCCATTAATGTGACACAGCAAAATGATGTCATTTCCAGTTATGACCGTCCCGCTTTTATGTTTGATGAGAACGAGCCTTTAGATGAAAATCCGGAGGGTCAAATGCAGGAGCTCCTTGATGGTGAGGAAGTGTTGGCAGAGGTTGAAGAAAGTAACTCTCTCGAGCTCGATGACATCGAAGATATTCGCATCGGTTACGCACTGGAAAGAGTAGATACGTACGTCTATGTCGTTCCCCATTGGTATGCAAAAAGCGATGGTAGCTGGATCCGGTTGGATGGCGAGGATCAGGAAGGTGACTTGAGTGGATTGGAATAA
- the yycI gene encoding two-component system regulatory protein YycI yields MDWNKTKTIFIFTFILLNGFLIAQLFNHMENRERDVEVEDNLEAQLDHQNIDIETELPNEEVALSVVRSRTMESLPEEAENSYDDADVISDVEFDSETGELSVWLEEPYEIDEEDAWQERREFIDTHVYDGDAYRFASRDETQTDYYSNHEDRTLIAPRNTHLTIYENEEGAIDSFIQQFVHTENMAEQSISPALDAIDTLIQENALTTNSTVTNVDYVYYSALSEEYVSNEVMYAPYYRIVVQEEFENEDQRPDVYLVSAVEGEETIREP; encoded by the coding sequence GTGGATTGGAATAAAACGAAAACGATTTTTATTTTCACATTTATACTTTTAAATGGCTTTTTGATCGCTCAATTGTTCAATCACATGGAAAATCGCGAAAGGGACGTTGAAGTAGAGGATAACCTGGAAGCTCAGTTAGACCATCAAAACATTGACATTGAGACGGAGCTTCCGAATGAGGAAGTTGCCCTTTCCGTCGTGCGTAGCCGTACTATGGAAAGCCTCCCTGAGGAAGCGGAAAATAGCTATGACGACGCCGATGTTATCAGCGATGTTGAATTTGATTCGGAGACCGGGGAGCTCTCCGTTTGGCTCGAGGAACCTTATGAGATTGATGAAGAGGACGCTTGGCAAGAGCGGCGTGAATTTATAGACACGCACGTATACGATGGGGACGCGTATCGGTTTGCGAGCAGGGATGAAACACAAACGGATTATTATTCCAACCATGAAGATCGGACGCTGATTGCCCCGAGAAATACGCATCTCACCATTTATGAAAATGAAGAAGGGGCGATTGATTCGTTTATCCAACAGTTTGTTCATACGGAGAACATGGCGGAGCAATCGATCAGTCCTGCATTGGATGCCATTGATACACTCATTCAGGAGAATGCACTAACGACCAACTCCACCGTTACGAATGTTGACTATGTGTATTATAGCGCGCTCTCCGAAGAATACGTGAGCAACGAAGTGATGTACGCCCCTTATTACCGAATTGTGGTTCAGGAAGAATTTGAAAATGAAGACCAACGACCGGATGTTTATCTGGTGTCTGCAGTAGAAGGAGAGGAGACCATCCGGGAGCCTTAG